The Streptomyces sp. CC0208 genome window below encodes:
- the trmD gene encoding tRNA (guanosine(37)-N1)-methyltransferase TrmD yields MRLDVVTIFPEYLDPLNVSLVGKARARGQLDVHVHDLRQWTYDRHNTVDDTPYGGGPGMVMKTDPWGDALDSVLADGYESGSGAPALIVPTPSGRPFTQELAVELSERPWLIFTPARYEGIDRRVIDEYATRMPVHEVSIGDYVLAGGEAAVLVITEAVARLLPGVLGNAESHRDDSFAPGAMANLLEGPVYTKPPEWRGRGIPDVLLSGHHGKIARWRRDEALRRTAANRPDLIERCDPAVFNKKDREMLSILGWAPDPAGEPYGRFWRRPEGMEQ; encoded by the coding sequence ATGCGCCTCGACGTCGTCACGATCTTCCCCGAGTACCTCGACCCCCTGAACGTCTCCCTGGTCGGCAAGGCACGCGCGCGTGGACAGCTGGACGTGCACGTCCACGATCTGCGCCAGTGGACGTACGACCGCCACAACACCGTCGACGACACCCCGTACGGCGGCGGCCCCGGCATGGTCATGAAGACCGACCCCTGGGGAGACGCGCTGGACTCCGTGCTGGCGGACGGCTACGAGTCGGGCTCCGGTGCGCCCGCCCTCATCGTCCCCACCCCGAGCGGCCGCCCCTTCACCCAGGAACTCGCCGTAGAGCTCTCCGAGCGCCCCTGGCTGATCTTCACGCCCGCGCGCTACGAGGGCATCGACCGCCGGGTGATCGACGAGTACGCCACGAGGATGCCGGTCCACGAGGTGTCCATCGGCGACTACGTCCTCGCCGGCGGTGAAGCGGCCGTCCTGGTGATCACCGAGGCGGTGGCGCGGCTGCTGCCCGGCGTGCTCGGCAACGCCGAGTCGCACCGGGACGACTCCTTCGCGCCCGGAGCCATGGCCAACCTGCTCGAAGGCCCCGTCTACACCAAGCCGCCCGAGTGGCGCGGCCGCGGCATCCCGGACGTCCTGCTCAGCGGGCACCACGGCAAGATCGCCCGCTGGCGCCGCGACGAGGCGCTCAGGCGTACGGCGGCCAACCGGCCCGACCTCATCGAGCGCTGCGACCCGGCGGTCTTCAACAAGAAGGACCGCGAGATGCTCTCCATCCTGGGCTGGGCGCCGGACCCGGCGGGGGAGCCGTACGGCCGATTTTGGCGCAGGCCAGAAGGCATGGAACAATAG
- the rimM gene encoding ribosome maturation factor RimM (Essential for efficient processing of 16S rRNA) — translation MQLVVARIGRAHGIKGEVTVEVRTDEPELRLAPGAVLATDPAATGPLTIETGRVHSGRLLLRFEGVRDRTAAEALRNTLLIAEVDPEELPEEEDEYYDHQLMDLDVVTEDGVEVGRITEISHLPSQDLFIVERPDGSEVMIPFVEEIVAEIDLAEQKAVITPPPGLIDDRAEIASSRDSEDES, via the coding sequence GTGCAGCTCGTAGTCGCGCGGATCGGCCGTGCCCATGGCATCAAGGGCGAGGTCACCGTCGAGGTCCGCACCGACGAGCCGGAACTCCGGCTCGCACCCGGCGCCGTACTGGCGACCGACCCGGCCGCCACCGGCCCGCTCACCATCGAGACGGGCCGTGTCCACAGCGGCCGCCTCCTGCTGCGTTTCGAGGGTGTCCGTGACCGGACCGCCGCCGAGGCGCTGCGCAACACCCTCCTGATCGCCGAGGTCGACCCGGAGGAGCTGCCCGAGGAGGAGGACGAGTACTACGACCACCAGCTCATGGACCTCGACGTCGTGACCGAGGACGGCGTGGAGGTGGGCCGGATCACCGAGATCTCGCACCTGCCATCCCAGGACCTCTTCATCGTCGAGCGGCCCGACGGCAGCGAGGTGATGATCCCGTTCGTCGAGGAGATCGTCGCCGAGATCGACCTGGCGGAGCAGAAGGCGGTCATCACACCACCGCCCGGGCTGATCGACGACCGCGCCGAGATCGCGTCCTCCCGGGACTCCGAGGACGAGTCCTGA
- a CDS encoding RNA-binding protein, translated as MLEEALEHLVKGIVDNPDDVQVASRTLRRGRVLEVRVHPDDLGKVIGRNGRTARALRTVVGAIGGRGVRVDLVDVDHVR; from the coding sequence ATGCTCGAGGAGGCTCTCGAGCACCTCGTGAAGGGCATCGTCGACAACCCTGACGATGTGCAGGTCGCCTCGCGCACCCTGCGCCGCGGGCGAGTGCTGGAGGTCCGGGTCCACCCCGACGACCTCGGCAAGGTGATCGGCCGCAACGGCCGCACCGCTCGCGCCCTGCGTACCGTCGTGGGGGCCATCGGCGGCCGCGGTGTCCGCGTCGACCTCGTCGACGTCGACCACGTCCGCTGA
- the rpsP gene encoding 30S ribosomal protein S16 translates to MAVKIKLKRLGKIRAPHYRIVVADSRTRRDGRAIEEIGLYHPVQNPSRIEVDSERAQYWLGVGAQPTEPVLAILKKTGDWQKFKGEPAPAPLLQPAEKAARPSFEALGGDDAGKGEAITQKKKAEKKDEAAAESSSSESTEA, encoded by the coding sequence GTGGCAGTCAAGATCAAGCTGAAGCGTCTGGGCAAGATCCGCGCGCCTCACTACCGCATCGTCGTCGCCGACTCCCGCACCCGTCGTGACGGCCGTGCGATCGAGGAGATCGGCCTGTACCACCCGGTGCAGAACCCCTCGCGCATCGAGGTCGACTCGGAGCGCGCGCAGTACTGGCTGGGTGTCGGCGCGCAGCCGACCGAGCCCGTGCTCGCCATCCTGAAGAAGACCGGCGACTGGCAGAAGTTCAAGGGCGAGCCCGCCCCGGCTCCGCTGCTCCAGCCGGCCGAGAAGGCCGCGCGTCCCTCGTTCGAGGCCCTCGGTGGCGACGACGCGGGCAAGGGTGAGGCCATCACCCAGAAGAAGAAGGCTGAGAAGAAGGACGAGGCTGCCGCTGAGTCGTCTTCGTCTGAGTCGACCGAGGCCTGA
- the proS gene encoding proline--tRNA ligase, which produces MAKAPVLTPRADDFPRWYQDLITKAELADNGPVRGTMVIRPYGYGLWERMQAEMDARIKETGTQNAYFPLLIPQSYLTREADHVEGFAPELAVVTHGGGKELEEPAVVRPTSEMIINDYFSKWVQSYRDLPLLINQWANVVRWELRPRLFLRTTEFLWQEGHTAHATQEDARAFASHIHRQVYEDFMTNVLAMDVVPGRKTVKERFAGAINTLTLEGMMGDGKALQMATSHELGQNFAKAFNTSYLSKDGTQELVWQTSWGSTTRMIGALVMMHGDDNGLRVPPRLAQTQVVVLAIKGDEQVLAKVRDIGDRLKAAGLRVHVDDRTDTPFGRRAVDWELKGVPVRVEVGPRDLESGTAMVARRIPGGKEAVAVDDLVRLLRAVLEEDQALLLAQSRERRESRTADVSTFDEAVEAAVAGGWARIPWATLGEEGEARLAEHGATVRCLVAEDGSVPGTDDAPGNVAVVARAY; this is translated from the coding sequence ATGGCAAAGGCACCTGTTCTCACACCCCGGGCGGACGACTTCCCGCGCTGGTACCAGGATCTGATCACCAAGGCCGAACTGGCCGACAACGGTCCGGTGCGCGGCACCATGGTCATCCGACCGTACGGGTACGGGCTGTGGGAACGGATGCAGGCCGAGATGGACGCCCGCATCAAGGAGACGGGCACCCAGAACGCGTACTTCCCGCTGCTGATCCCGCAGTCGTACCTCACCCGCGAGGCCGACCACGTCGAGGGCTTCGCGCCCGAACTCGCGGTCGTCACCCACGGCGGCGGCAAGGAGCTCGAAGAGCCCGCCGTCGTCCGCCCCACCTCCGAGATGATCATCAACGACTACTTCTCGAAGTGGGTGCAGAGCTACCGCGACCTGCCCCTGCTGATCAACCAGTGGGCGAACGTGGTGCGTTGGGAGCTGCGGCCCCGGCTGTTCCTGCGGACGACCGAGTTCCTGTGGCAGGAGGGCCACACCGCGCACGCCACCCAGGAGGACGCGCGCGCGTTCGCCTCGCACATCCACCGGCAGGTCTACGAGGACTTCATGACCAACGTCCTCGCCATGGACGTCGTCCCCGGCCGCAAGACCGTCAAGGAGCGCTTCGCCGGCGCGATCAACACCCTCACGCTCGAAGGCATGATGGGTGACGGCAAGGCCCTCCAGATGGCCACCAGCCATGAGCTGGGCCAGAACTTCGCCAAGGCCTTCAACACCTCGTACCTGTCCAAGGACGGCACCCAGGAACTCGTCTGGCAGACCTCCTGGGGCTCCACCACCCGCATGATCGGCGCCCTGGTGATGATGCACGGCGACGACAACGGCCTGCGCGTCCCGCCGCGGCTGGCGCAGACCCAGGTCGTCGTTCTGGCCATCAAGGGGGACGAACAGGTTCTGGCCAAGGTCCGCGACATCGGCGACCGGTTGAAGGCGGCGGGCCTGCGCGTCCACGTCGACGACCGCACCGACACCCCCTTCGGCCGCCGCGCGGTCGACTGGGAGCTCAAGGGCGTGCCGGTCCGCGTGGAGGTCGGACCCCGTGACCTGGAGAGCGGCACCGCGATGGTGGCCCGCCGCATCCCGGGGGGCAAGGAGGCGGTCGCCGTCGACGATCTCGTACGACTGCTCCGGGCCGTCCTCGAGGAGGACCAGGCGCTGCTGCTGGCCCAGTCCCGCGAGCGCCGCGAGTCCCGGACGGCCGACGTGTCGACGTTCGACGAAGCCGTCGAGGCCGCCGTCGCCGGCGGCTGGGCGCGGATCCCGTGGGCCACTCTCGGCGAGGAAGGCGAGGCCAGGCTGGCCGAGCACGGGGCGACCGTACGGTGTCTGGTCGCGGAGGACGGGTCGGTGCCGGGAACCGACGACGCCCCCGGTAACGTCGCAGTAGTCGCACGCGCTTACTGA
- a CDS encoding class I SAM-dependent methyltransferase encodes MTPTLVRQHLPSTGETSRRDLGARARDWSEIQERMLVPLYEAVYERLEVGTGTRLLGLGCGSGLALLMAASKGAAVVGVEPSSPERLALARERLQPEAWGTRARAGTRLVEGAPGGASDAGTAPYTLVTAFEPIGCLAGDSEGLGDLLAAATPLAERGASVVLVGWGPPERCATTSVLRVATKLAEPLRGTGSWRPALRDDLEEVAQRAGLRPDGSGRVSCPFGYADLDSALKGLLSTGLFDAAIEATDQAQVDKEVTEALHPYQRRDGTVWMPNVFRYLVADVP; translated from the coding sequence ATGACACCTACGCTCGTGCGGCAGCACCTGCCCTCGACGGGGGAGACCTCCCGTCGCGACCTCGGTGCACGCGCGCGTGACTGGTCCGAGATCCAGGAGCGGATGCTGGTTCCGCTGTACGAGGCCGTCTACGAGCGACTGGAAGTGGGCACCGGGACGCGGCTGTTGGGCCTCGGCTGCGGCAGCGGGCTCGCCCTGCTGATGGCCGCCTCCAAAGGCGCCGCGGTCGTCGGTGTCGAGCCCTCCTCCCCGGAACGGCTGGCGCTCGCGCGGGAGCGGCTGCAGCCGGAGGCGTGGGGTACGCGCGCGCGTGCCGGCACCAGGCTCGTCGAGGGAGCCCCTGGAGGCGCCTCCGACGCCGGGACCGCCCCGTACACCCTCGTGACGGCCTTCGAGCCGATCGGGTGTCTCGCGGGCGACTCGGAGGGGCTGGGTGACCTTCTCGCCGCGGCGACACCGCTCGCCGAGCGGGGAGCGTCCGTGGTGCTCGTCGGCTGGGGGCCGCCGGAGCGGTGCGCCACGACGTCCGTGCTGCGGGTGGCCACCAAGCTGGCGGAGCCGCTGCGCGGCACGGGCAGTTGGCGCCCGGCCCTGCGCGACGACCTGGAGGAGGTCGCCCAGCGGGCCGGCCTGCGGCCCGACGGGTCGGGGCGGGTTTCCTGCCCCTTCGGGTACGCCGACCTCGACAGCGCCCTCAAGGGCCTGCTGTCGACCGGCCTCTTCGACGCGGCCATCGAGGCGACCGACCAGGCGCAGGTGGACAAGGAGGTGACGGAAGCCCTGCATCCGTACCAGCGCCGGGACGGCACGGTGTGGATGCCGAACGTCTTCCGGTACCTGGTCGCGGACGTGCCCTAG
- the ffh gene encoding signal recognition particle protein → MFDTLSDRLSATFKNLRGKGRLSEADIDATAREIRIALLEADVALPVVRAFIKNVKERALGPEVSGSQYPAQRVLDIVNEELVTILGGQTRRLRFAKQPPTVIMLAGLQGAGKTTLAGKLARHLKEEGHSPLLVAADLQRPNAVTQLSVVAERAGVAVFAPEPGNGVGDPVKVAQDSVQHARAKLHDIVIVDTAGRLGIDQELMQQAADIRDAVSPDEILFVVDAMIGQDAVNTAEAFRDGVGFDGVVLSKLDGDARGGAALSIASVTGKPIMFASNGEKLDDFDVFHPDRMASRILDMGDLATLFEKAQKEFSEEEAAKMASKLASKKGQDFTLDDFLAQMEQVRKMGSISKLLGMMPGMGQIKEQINNIDERDVDRTAAIIKSMTPAERQEPTIINGSRRARIAKGSGVEVSAVKNLVERFFEARKMMSRMAQGGGMPGMPGVPGMGGGPGRARKQPKKAKGKQRSGNPMKRKQQEQEEAARKAAQAGSAFGVPGQQAPQDFELPDEFKKFMG, encoded by the coding sequence GTGTTCGATACTCTTTCCGATCGCCTCTCAGCGACTTTCAAGAACCTGCGCGGCAAGGGACGGCTCTCCGAGGCGGACATCGACGCCACCGCGCGCGAGATCCGGATCGCGCTGCTGGAAGCGGACGTGGCGCTCCCGGTCGTCCGGGCGTTCATCAAGAACGTCAAGGAGCGTGCCCTCGGCCCCGAGGTCTCCGGTTCGCAGTACCCGGCGCAGCGGGTCCTCGACATCGTCAACGAGGAACTGGTCACCATCCTGGGTGGCCAGACCCGCCGCCTGCGCTTCGCCAAGCAGCCCCCGACCGTGATCATGCTCGCGGGTCTGCAGGGCGCCGGTAAGACCACCCTGGCGGGCAAGCTCGCCAGGCACCTCAAGGAAGAGGGCCACTCGCCGCTCCTGGTCGCCGCCGACCTCCAGCGACCGAACGCGGTCACCCAGCTGAGCGTCGTCGCCGAACGCGCGGGCGTGGCCGTCTTCGCCCCGGAGCCGGGCAACGGCGTGGGCGACCCGGTCAAGGTCGCCCAGGACTCGGTCCAGCACGCCAGGGCCAAGCTCCACGACATCGTCATCGTGGACACCGCCGGCCGCCTCGGCATCGACCAGGAACTGATGCAGCAGGCCGCGGACATCCGGGACGCGGTCTCGCCGGACGAGATCCTCTTCGTCGTCGACGCGATGATCGGTCAGGACGCGGTCAACACCGCCGAGGCCTTCCGCGACGGTGTCGGTTTCGACGGTGTGGTCCTCTCCAAGCTCGACGGTGACGCACGCGGTGGTGCGGCCCTGTCGATCGCGTCGGTCACCGGCAAGCCGATCATGTTCGCGTCGAACGGCGAGAAGCTGGACGACTTCGACGTCTTCCACCCGGACCGGATGGCCTCCCGCATCCTCGACATGGGTGACCTGGCCACCCTGTTCGAGAAGGCGCAGAAGGAGTTCAGCGAGGAAGAGGCCGCCAAGATGGCCTCCAAGCTCGCCTCCAAGAAGGGCCAGGACTTCACCCTCGACGACTTCCTGGCCCAGATGGAGCAGGTCCGCAAGATGGGCAGCATCAGCAAGCTGCTCGGCATGATGCCCGGCATGGGCCAGATCAAGGAACAGATCAACAACATCGACGAGCGGGACGTCGACCGTACGGCCGCCATCATCAAGTCGATGACCCCGGCCGAGCGCCAGGAACCGACCATCATCAACGGCTCCCGCCGCGCCCGTATCGCCAAGGGCTCCGGCGTCGAGGTCAGCGCGGTCAAGAACCTCGTCGAGCGGTTCTTCGAGGCCCGCAAGATGATGTCCCGCATGGCCCAGGGCGGCGGCATGCCGGGTATGCCCGGGGTGCCGGGCATGGGCGGCGGCCCCGGCCGGGCCAGGAAGCAGCCCAAGAAGGCCAAGGGCAAGCAGCGCTCCGGCAACCCGATGAAGCGCAAGCAGCAGGAGCAGGAGGAGGCCGCACGCAAGGCCGCCCAGGCCGGCAGCGCCTTCGGGGTGCCCGGTCAGCAGGCCCCGCAGGACTTCGAACTGCCGGACGAGTTCAAGAAGTTCATGGGCTGA
- a CDS encoding [protein-PII] uridylyltransferase: protein MTSTNVRKDAEDSGPSGYAAARLRLLQEGARSGPPRRSALAELTDDWLSGLFTAGNEQVRGVALIAVGGYGRGELSPRSDLDLVLLHDGSDPGAVATLADRIWYPVWDLGLALDHSVRTPAEARKTAGEDLKVQLGLLDARHIAGDLGLTTGLRTAVLADWRNQAPKRLPELQELCAERAERQGELQYLLEPDLKEARGGLRDATALRAVAASWLADAPREGLDDARRRLLDVRDALHLATGRATDRLALQEQDQVAAELGLLDADTLLRQVYEAARVIAYASDVTWREVGRVLRSRAVRPRLRAMLGGGKPVAERSPLAEGVVEQDGEVVLARAARPDRDPVLPLRAAAAAAQAGLPLSLHAVRRMAVGVRPLPTPWPAEAREQLVTLLGSGQPTIEVWEALEAEGLITRMLPDWERVRCRPQRNAVHIWTVDRHLIETAVRASEFTRRVHRPDLLLVAALLHDIGKGWPGDHSVAGEIIAKDVAARIGFDRDDVAVLATLVRHHLLLIDTATRRDLEDPATVRSVAEAVGSQGTLELLHALTEADALATGPAAWSSWRGSLVADLVKRVSAVLAGDDPDEPEAAAPTAEQERLAIEALATGGPVLSLRAQTELPADAQPSGDPEPLGVELVIAVPDQPGVLPAVAGVLAVHRLTVRTAELSTQELPDGVEGAVLLLNWRVAAQYGSLPQAARLRADLVRVLDGSLDVAGRLAERDAAYPRRRGVVAPPARVTVAGAASRHATVIEVRAQDAPGLLFRIGRALEDAGVRMRSAHVSTLGANAVDAFYVTDGKGAPLGAGEAASVARKLEETLRG from the coding sequence GTGACGAGCACGAACGTGCGCAAGGATGCAGAGGACTCGGGACCCAGCGGCTACGCGGCGGCCCGGCTGCGCCTCCTCCAGGAGGGGGCGCGGTCCGGGCCGCCGCGCCGTTCCGCCCTCGCCGAACTGACCGACGACTGGCTCTCGGGGCTGTTCACCGCGGGCAACGAGCAGGTGCGCGGGGTCGCCCTGATCGCCGTCGGCGGCTACGGCCGCGGCGAGCTGTCGCCGCGCAGCGACCTGGACCTGGTCCTGCTGCACGACGGCAGCGACCCGGGCGCGGTCGCCACCCTCGCCGATCGCATCTGGTACCCCGTGTGGGACCTCGGCCTCGCCCTCGACCACTCCGTGCGCACACCCGCAGAGGCCCGCAAGACGGCCGGTGAGGATCTGAAGGTCCAACTCGGCCTGCTGGACGCCCGCCACATCGCCGGTGACCTCGGACTGACGACCGGTCTGCGGACAGCGGTCCTCGCCGACTGGCGCAACCAGGCCCCCAAACGCCTTCCCGAGCTCCAGGAACTGTGTGCCGAGCGTGCCGAACGCCAGGGCGAGCTCCAGTACCTGCTCGAACCCGATCTGAAAGAGGCCCGCGGCGGTCTCCGTGACGCCACCGCCCTGCGTGCCGTCGCCGCCTCCTGGCTGGCCGACGCCCCGCGCGAGGGCCTCGACGACGCCCGGCGCCGGCTGCTCGACGTCCGGGACGCCCTGCACCTGGCGACGGGCCGCGCGACCGACCGGCTCGCGCTCCAGGAACAGGACCAGGTCGCCGCCGAACTCGGCCTCCTCGACGCCGACACCCTGCTGCGGCAGGTCTACGAGGCCGCCCGGGTCATCGCGTACGCCAGCGACGTCACCTGGCGCGAGGTGGGACGCGTCCTCAGGTCGCGTGCCGTGCGGCCACGGCTGCGCGCCATGCTCGGGGGCGGCAAGCCGGTCGCCGAACGGTCGCCTCTGGCGGAGGGTGTCGTCGAGCAGGACGGCGAGGTGGTGCTCGCCCGCGCCGCGCGCCCCGACCGGGACCCCGTGCTCCCGCTGCGTGCCGCGGCCGCCGCCGCCCAGGCCGGACTCCCGCTCTCCCTGCACGCCGTGCGCCGCATGGCGGTCGGCGTGCGCCCGCTGCCCACGCCCTGGCCCGCCGAGGCCCGCGAACAGCTCGTGACCCTGCTCGGCTCCGGCCAGCCCACCATCGAGGTCTGGGAGGCACTGGAGGCCGAGGGGCTGATCACCCGGATGCTGCCCGACTGGGAGCGGGTGCGCTGCCGCCCGCAGCGCAACGCCGTGCACATCTGGACCGTCGACCGGCACCTGATCGAGACCGCGGTCCGCGCCTCGGAGTTCACCCGGCGCGTCCACCGCCCCGACCTGCTGCTCGTCGCCGCCCTGCTGCACGACATCGGCAAGGGCTGGCCCGGCGACCACTCGGTGGCCGGCGAGATCATCGCGAAGGACGTCGCCGCGCGCATCGGCTTCGACCGCGACGACGTCGCCGTACTCGCGACACTCGTACGCCACCACCTGCTGCTCATCGACACCGCGACCCGGCGTGACCTGGAGGACCCGGCCACCGTGCGCTCGGTCGCCGAGGCGGTGGGCTCGCAGGGCACGCTGGAGCTGCTGCACGCGCTGACCGAGGCCGACGCCCTGGCCACCGGGCCGGCCGCCTGGTCGTCCTGGCGGGGCTCGCTCGTCGCCGACCTGGTCAAGCGGGTGTCCGCGGTGCTCGCCGGGGACGACCCCGACGAGCCCGAGGCCGCCGCGCCCACCGCCGAGCAGGAGCGGCTCGCCATCGAGGCGCTCGCGACGGGCGGCCCGGTGCTGTCCCTGCGCGCGCAGACCGAGCTGCCCGCGGACGCCCAGCCCTCGGGCGACCCGGAACCGCTCGGCGTGGAGCTGGTGATCGCCGTACCCGACCAGCCGGGTGTGCTGCCCGCGGTCGCCGGAGTGCTGGCCGTGCACCGGCTGACGGTCCGCACCGCGGAACTGAGCACCCAGGAGCTGCCCGACGGCGTCGAGGGTGCCGTGCTCCTGCTGAACTGGCGGGTCGCCGCCCAGTACGGCTCGCTGCCCCAGGCGGCCCGGCTGCGCGCCGATCTCGTACGGGTCCTGGACGGCTCGCTGGATGTCGCCGGGCGCCTCGCCGAGCGGGACGCGGCCTATCCGAGGCGCCGGGGTGTCGTCGCGCCCCCCGCGCGCGTGACGGTCGCCGGGGCGGCCTCCCGGCACGCCACGGTGATCGAGGTGCGCGCCCAGGACGCCCCCGGACTGCTGTTCCGCATCGGACGCGCGCTGGAGGACGCCGGGGTGCGGATGCGCAGCGCGCACGTGTCGACGCTGGGCGCCAACGCGGTGGACGCCTTCTACGTCACCGACGGCAAGGGCGCCCCGCTCGGGGCCGGCGAAGCGGCTTCCGTGGCCCGGAAGCTGGAGGAGACCCTGCGGGGCTGA
- a CDS encoding P-II family nitrogen regulator yields MKLITAVVKPHRLDEIKEALQAFGVHGLTVTEASGYGRQRGHTEVYRGAEYTVDLVPKIRIEVLAEDDDAEQLIDVIVKAARTGKIGDGKVWSLPVETAVRVRTGERGPDAL; encoded by the coding sequence ATGAAGCTCATCACCGCCGTCGTCAAGCCGCACCGGCTCGACGAGATCAAGGAAGCCCTCCAGGCCTTCGGGGTCCACGGCCTGACGGTCACCGAGGCGAGCGGCTACGGTCGTCAGCGGGGCCACACCGAGGTCTACCGCGGTGCCGAGTACACCGTGGACCTGGTGCCGAAGATCCGCATCGAGGTCCTCGCCGAGGACGACGACGCCGAGCAGCTGATCGACGTCATCGTCAAGGCGGCCCGCACCGGCAAGATCGGTGACGGCAAGGTCTGGTCCCTGCCGGTCGAGACCGCCGTACGGGTCAGGACGGGCGAGCGCGGCCCGGACGCGCTCTGA
- a CDS encoding ammonium transporter, with the protein MAPAITLAADKLSVANTGFMLICSALVLIMTPGLAFFYGGMVRVKSTLNMLMMSFISMGIVTILWVVYGFSMAFGTDHGSLIGWESDFFGWTGIDKGDIWSGYTIPVLAFAVFQMMFAIITPALISGAIADRVKFSAWALFVALWATVVYFPVAHWVWGTGGWAFELGVIDFAGGTAVHINAGAAALGVILVIGKRVGFKRDPMRPHSLPLVMLGAGLLWFGWFGFNAGSWLGNDDGVGSLMFVNTQIATAAAMLAWLIYEKIRHGAFTTLGAASGAVAGLVAITPSGGAITPIGAICIGAIAGVACAAAVGLKYRFNYDDSLDVVGVHMVGGIIGSLLIGFFASGKGQSDVKGLFYGGNADQLWKQCAGVFAVLAYSLVASAILAFLLDKTIGMRVEEDEEISGIDQAEHAETAYDFSGAGGGYDRSAVPTPPASESKKVDA; encoded by the coding sequence ATGGCACCAGCCATCACGCTCGCCGCAGACAAGCTGTCTGTGGCGAACACAGGCTTCATGTTGATCTGTTCCGCCCTGGTGCTGATCATGACCCCGGGTCTTGCCTTCTTCTACGGAGGCATGGTCCGCGTCAAGAGCACCCTCAACATGCTCATGATGAGCTTCATCAGCATGGGTATCGTCACCATCCTGTGGGTGGTCTACGGCTTCTCCATGGCGTTCGGCACGGACCACGGCTCGCTCATCGGCTGGGAATCCGACTTCTTCGGATGGACCGGCATCGACAAGGGCGACATCTGGTCCGGGTACACGATCCCGGTCCTCGCCTTCGCCGTCTTCCAGATGATGTTCGCGATCATCACGCCCGCCCTGATAAGCGGCGCGATCGCCGACCGCGTGAAGTTCTCCGCCTGGGCGCTCTTCGTCGCGCTGTGGGCGACGGTCGTGTACTTCCCGGTCGCCCACTGGGTCTGGGGCACCGGCGGCTGGGCCTTCGAGCTCGGCGTGATCGACTTCGCCGGTGGTACCGCGGTCCACATCAACGCGGGTGCCGCGGCGCTCGGTGTCATCCTGGTCATCGGCAAGCGTGTCGGTTTCAAGCGGGACCCCATGCGCCCCCACAGCCTCCCGCTGGTCATGCTCGGCGCGGGCCTGCTGTGGTTCGGCTGGTTCGGCTTCAACGCCGGCTCGTGGCTCGGCAACGACGACGGCGTCGGTTCGCTGATGTTCGTCAACACGCAGATCGCCACCGCGGCCGCGATGCTCGCCTGGCTCATCTACGAGAAGATCCGCCACGGCGCGTTCACCACCCTCGGTGCCGCCTCCGGCGCGGTCGCCGGTCTGGTCGCCATCACCCCTTCCGGTGGTGCGATCACCCCGATCGGCGCGATCTGCATCGGCGCCATCGCCGGTGTCGCCTGCGCCGCGGCCGTCGGGCTGAAGTACCGCTTCAACTACGACGACTCCCTGGACGTCGTCGGCGTCCACATGGTCGGCGGCATCATCGGCTCCCTGCTGATCGGCTTCTTCGCCAGCGGCAAGGGCCAGTCCGACGTCAAGGGCCTGTTCTACGGCGGCAACGCGGACCAGCTCTGGAAGCAGTGCGCCGGTGTCTTCGCGGTCCTCGCCTACTCCCTGGTCGCCTCCGCGATCCTCGCTTTCCTGCTCGACAAGACGATCGGCATGCGGGTCGAGGAGGACGAGGAGATCTCGGGCATCGACCAGGCCGAGCACGCCGAGACCGCATACGACTTCAGCGGCGCCGGCGGTGGTTACGACCGCAGCGCCGTGCCGACCCCGCCCGCCTCTGAGTCCAAGAAGGTGGACGCATGA
- a CDS encoding bifunctional DNA primase/polymerase: MGFTIGGIREIRSGTRRRGRSSECTAVAEFTGLWGWDVVPGARASAGACSCGRADCPHPGAHPLDFAPPVPAGATLDEVTKAWGEFPGASVMLPVGRAFDVIEVAEPAGRRALVRLERMGLPLGPVTATPEGRAQFFVAPGAASDLAELLYRMGWDDTASLDLRGLGPGTHITAPPSDRGGLGPVQWLRPSSLDTATKPPAARLLLGTLAYVAHRSRA; this comes from the coding sequence ATGGGCTTCACGATCGGCGGCATTCGGGAGATTCGTTCCGGTACGCGCAGGCGCGGCCGCTCCTCGGAGTGCACCGCCGTCGCCGAGTTCACCGGACTCTGGGGCTGGGACGTCGTCCCGGGCGCGCGGGCCTCGGCCGGCGCCTGCTCCTGCGGCCGCGCGGACTGCCCTCACCCCGGCGCCCACCCCCTCGACTTCGCGCCCCCGGTCCCGGCCGGGGCCACGCTCGACGAGGTGACCAAGGCATGGGGCGAGTTCCCCGGCGCCTCCGTGATGCTGCCGGTCGGCCGTGCCTTCGACGTCATCGAGGTCGCCGAGCCCGCCGGGCGCCGGGCCCTGGTCCGCCTGGAGCGCATGGGCCTGCCGCTCGGCCCGGTGACCGCGACCCCCGAGGGCCGCGCCCAGTTCTTCGTCGCCCCCGGCGCCGCGTCCGACCTGGCCGAGCTCCTCTACCGCATGGGCTGGGACGACACCGCCTCCCTCGACCTGCGCGGGCTGGGCCCCGGTACCCACATCACGGCTCCGCCGTCGGACCGGGGCGGCCTGGGGCCGGTGCAGTGGCTGCGGCCGTCTTCCCTGGACACGGCGACGAAACCGCCGGCCGCCCGCCTGCTGCTGGGGACGCTGGCGTACGTGGCGCACCGGTCGCGCGCATAG